CAAGCTATGACTGCAAAGAAGGGGTTCCTTTGAGAGTGCAGTGCTGTAATCCGCTTTTTCTTAAGGTaagtaattataatttaaatggaCTTTGAAGGGTTCCTTTGTTTAGTTCAATATTATTCTCACTTCTTCTTCATAGAATTAATCCTATTTCGTTAATAGAGGTGTTGAATATCCTGAGTTTGAAAAACGTTGCTTCTATGTGCAAATACATTACAAAATAGAGTTTACTTGAATAGATCAAAGAATAGCTTGAGTAATATTAAAACTTTCCCCATTTCAAATCCATGATTTGAATCTCTCTCTTGCTCTCATTCCTCATTTTACTCTGCAGCACTGAAAAAGTAGCTTCAAATTTTTAGGATTCATTTGgtgtttattttcatttgctcCCAGTATTGGCACCGTCTACCTCTGCCACCTCAGATGATTTCCTCTCTGTGGAATACAAGAACTACAACAGCAACGCCAAAGTACAAGAACTACCAGCATAGGGTAGCCTGGTCCGACTCGCAGAAAGTACTAGCCTTAGCCTTACACAGTTCCCACTTCTTCATCATATCTACCTTCACTGTTTTGAACAGTGTTCATCATGCCTCAGTCTCAAAGAAGATACATTCAGGTGAGTTTTTTTCACTATTTTCTTCTAAAAGCTTATATAATTGTTTACATTTACCAAATACTCTGTTATAAGGCTCTGAAATGTCATATATATAGTGAAACATGACGTATTTTTTGAGAGAGTGATTGAATTAGAGTAAAAGAGTTTTGATTTTGGTCAAAATTACCAATCTTTACTAACCCGTGTTCTCAACGAAACAGATAAGAAGAAAGCTAGGGGCCTTCCACGAAATGTAGGCCAAGATTGACAAAGAGATGGACGGTGTTTAAGGTTTTTATTTTCCCCTAAAATTAGATTTTCATTTATTTAAGCTGATTTGTTTCAtcttttctattaatttttattgaagATGGAAACCTGACTTTTACCCTTCAGGGGGCAAATTGAGACGgttactttctttttttcaatatttCTTTTCTATATGTGAAATCACTTGATATGTTGTGGTATGTAATTCTAAAGGTGTAAACTAGACAAAATTTAAATGAAAGAATATAAGTTGATTGTCGATAAGCTGTGATCTATGGTTGGAAAGTGTGATGAAATTGATTGAGATTATGGTGTTGTGGTAACATGTAGGTAGATGAAGAGGATTGTTGTGCAGAGATGCTAACAAATGCTATTATCAGGTTAGATGAATGAGCACTCTCCTAGATGGATCCAGCAGCGACACAATTGCTATCAAAAGACTTCTCATGCCAAGGGACAGCAAATAGGAGAATAAGGCTAAGGATTCCAAATAAAGGATTTGTCCTCCTTTAGCTACTGTAATTTGGTTCCAAGGTTCGATGCAatagtttttcttatttatttatttttttttggttttcttatTTGGTTTGTTATAGTATAGAACTTGAGTTCAGGCTTATTAGTCCTAAAGATGAAAGagcaaattaatttattaaattgtaGAGTCTTCTATGATTATTTCTACgtgttttcaaaattaaatatattttctcATATCTAATTAATGAGCTTTGTTTTTTATAATTGTAGCTAGATTATTAGTATCAAGAAATTAAATATATTCTCATATCTAATTAATGAGCAACATTGTCTGTTGGATTGGACTGACAATAGCTTGGTGGTTAGTAGAATCACTACTAACTTATATGTTTAGTTGTagataatttattagctaataacCAGCTTTCTTTTAACATAGTAATTCACAGAAATGTGTACTCAAGCTATGTGTATTGTTACGGTATGTGCTTCAAGATGTTATTTTTACAGTTATAAGTTGGGTTTGCCCATGACTTTTCAGTAAACAAACTAACAAAGCTCAAACCTACAAGGATGCACAATTATTTCAGAAAAGGCAGTCAAATTATCAGGCTGGCGTAGCAAAGATGCGGGTCCTGGAAGAGGAACGAGAAATACTAATTCAGGTAGGAATACAACAATCTTTTCATAAATATTGGATTATGTATTTATGAAACGTAAATTATATGATGAAGTCTGACACAGAGTACATTATTTTCTCAGATACAATGACTATGTGGCTAATTTACAAGCATGGAGGATAAAACTTTTGAaacataaaaagtaaaattaaatatcaaaatacATGGACCACTGCGATGCAAAAATACATTGACCACTAAGTTGAGCATTAGAATTTATCACCAACTTGTGAATATTTTGAGCGTTTTTTTCCATTTGTTTTGGACACTATCTTTTTGGCTTTTGAGACGATGCATGATGATAGGATACAATTTAGCATTTTTGAATAAATGAATTTATACATAGAGAATATGATTTTATATGTGATTTTGTATGAAGAAATCTTAAAGACCATAAGATATGTATTAACTAGCCTTTTAATGACATATATCTTACATTAGGATTGActtgcttctcttcttttcttttcctgttCTCTGTTTTGTACTTCTTTGGATATCAATGCAAGTTTATAAATAGCTAGATTAATTTATAACAATTCATTCAAAGCATCCaaacaatagaaaaaataaaaatggttaGTATTCAAAATGATGCCTAAAATATCATGTATATATTAATGAAGCTTTTCAAAAACTCtgtctaaatttaatttaccaaatatatTAATGCAAGTCAAGTTTGACttttaattaactttttattaGTACAAGTAGGGGAAGAAAAAAATGGTTGGTGCAATTCCTTCTATGTGgtttaataacaaattaaaaattaaaaataaaacttattGAATGGATTGTCACCGAAGTCCAAAACTTCTTTGTGTCCTTTGTTGTGTGTGATTGTAGTAACGTTTGGCAGTGAAGATACCGAATGTAGTAGGTCGATGTTGTTCTTAGAAGTGTATCTGGCAAAGGAAAGAGAAGATGGTGGCAAGCGAAAGATAGAGTGGTTCGGAAGACGAGGAGAGGAAGGAGAAGCCAATAGAGGGTGAGAACAAGATCAAACACAAAATGAAGACTACTCTATAGTAGAAAACTTACGCCAGTGAAGTATTTTAGCTATTTTTGAACAATATTgtaatatttcttttcttttgttggttTTTTACACGATTTTAGCGGGTTGTGAAGTAATTTTTGTTGGAATGGGAAACTCTGTTGTAGTGTTGTGCATTTCTTTGGTTCATGGGAGGTTTACCCTTTAAAAGTAGTGCAAGCTGAGTTATTTTGAGAGTACTTTCGAGTACTGGCAAGTGGTAGCTAAGAGCTTTATTTTGGGCGTAagatatttttgtttaaagttaTTCGAACGCATTCACTTTGCCAGTAATTTTTGTTGCCATGCCTTCTTAAAAATCACCTCCACTAATGAAGATCAGTTTAGAGATGAATGCTATCAACCTATTCAAAAGAGACATTTTGAATCTCTATAAATTGGCAGAGTTTCAGGGATTGCTtgatgagaaagaggcaaagtTATTACATTACCAGAAATAAGCATGTTTAATTCTCTCGAGACCTTAATGAGATATAAATATTGATGTTATCACACTACAAGAGGTAAGCATGTTTAATTCTGTAGAGATCTTAATGAGATAtaaatattgatttttttaattactttttatttaagTATTGAAGGGACTATTAGTTCATTGAGCAATTTTGCTCGGAAAAAATTCTCAGATGTCAAGAGGCGTACATTCATCTCCTGCTTTTAGTGGTTCTTCTAATCTTGAAGCATTGGAATTGAAGCAAGTAATGCTAAAGAAATGGATGAGGAATGAGAATATTTTTGTACATGCAAGTGCTCGATATTCATGGTAGGTAGATTTAGCATCTTAAAACAAATATTCTTATATCAGCAATTTTTTCatctgtttaattattttttacaaattttttaaaattaaaaaaaataacaagataAGATTCTTAGCACACTTATATGCAGACCAATGTACGGTgaatttttgttgttattttttgacGCATCTAAAATTATGCAATTCAGATTGAAAAAGTATTAATTGAAATTGTCttaaataatcaataattttctatattagaaagtTAAAACAGGTTTAGGCATCTCTAATGAATCTTCAATAATtggctttatttatttgttttctcggTTTAAATTCCTAAATGTTATATTATGGACTGTGTGGTCAATCAAATAAGGGGAGGACCTTCATTATTTAAATACAAAACAAGGAGCAGCATTATAAAAAAGGTGAATAGGATGGACGAAATCCAAATAAACAAATaagttaactaaattaataaagacTCTTATTCAATATTTAGAGAATGGAGAGAAGTCAACAAATAGATTGTGtgggaaaatttttttttaaattcggaCTTTGAAAATCTTTGTGCTACTTGTTTTTTAAATtggaaaataactaagaaatagACAATTCGTAGATACTATAGTGTAAGATTCTTAGCTTAAATCTTAGTAAGGGGATTGAAAGTTATTACTTTAAAATGAGAAACGAACAATTTgtaaacatatatattatatacattatCATGAGTACATTGTAAACTGgctctcaaaatctttttaattaaagatTAGTGTTTAAAAATTGTGTGGGTCAAGGAAAGAATGTNNNNNNNNNNNNNNNNNNNNNNNNNNNNNNNNNNNNNNNNNNNNNNNNNNNNNNNNNNNNNNNNNNNNNNNNNNNNNNNNNNNNNNNNNNNNNNNNNNNNNNNNNNNNNNNNNNNNNNNNNNNNNNNNNNNNNNNNNNNNNNNNNNNNNNNNNNNNNNNNNNNNNNNNNNNNNNNNNNNNNNNNNNNNNNNNNNNNNNNNNNNNNNNNNNNNNNNNNNNNNNNNNNNNNNNNNNNNNNNNNNNNNNNNNNNNNNNNNNNNNNNNNNNNNNNNNNNNNNNNNNNNNNNNNNNNNNNNNNNNNNNNNNNNNNNNNNNNNNNNNNNNNNNNNNNNNNNNNNNNNNNNNNNNNNNNNNNNNNNNNNNNNNNNNNNNNNNNNNNNNNNNNNNNNNNNNNNNNNNNNNNNNNNNNNNNNNNNNNNNNNNNNNNNNNNNNNNNNNNNNNNNNNNNNNNNNNNNNNNNNNNNNNNNNNNNNNNNNNNNNNNNNNNNNNNNNNNNNNNNNNNNNNNNNNNNNNNNNNNNNNNNNNNNNNNNNNNNNNNNNNNNNNNNNNNNNNNNNNNNNNNNNNNNNNNNNNNNNNNNNNNNNNNNNNNNNNNNNNNNNNNNNNNNNNNNNNNNNNNNNNNNNNNNNNNNNNNNNNNNNNNNNNNNNNNNNNNNNNNNNNNNNNNNNNNNNNNNNNNNNNNNNNNNNNNNNNNNNNNNNNNNNNNNNNNNNNNNNNNNNNNNNNNNNNNNNNNNNNNNNNNNNNNNNNNNNNNNNNNNNNNNNNNNNNNNNNNNNNNNNNNNNNNNNNNNNNNNNNNNNNNNNNNNNNNNNNNNNNNNNNNNNNNNNNNNNNNNNNNNNNNNNNNNNNNNNNNNNNNNNNNNNNNNNNNNNNNNNNNNNNNNNNNNNNNNNNNNNNNNNNNNNNNNNNNNNNNNNNNNNNNNNNNNNNNNNNNNNNNNNNNNNNNNNNNNNNNNNNNNNNNNNNNNNNNNNNNNNNNNNNNNNNNNNNNNNNNNNNNNCCCTTGTAAAGAGCTCTCTTTTCCTTTTCACTCCAAAGTATTGAGTCCCCATATGTCAGAAGAGGAACTCTATTCTTAACATTGGAGTTGCTCTTAGTCATTCTTATTTTTCAACAACATAAAAtattccttttcttttgtttcaaCTTTTAAACATAAAAACCTTTCACATCATAGTTGAGCTTAAATAAGTAATATTTCATTCAACCACGGATTAAGTTTTCACCAATCAAAATTAATATGGTAACCTGCAAATAGTATGGAAATACAAGTTCTTAGGTGTAACATaggttcaaaattaaaaatataatataaaccaAGAAAATGTTTGGGATAGAATAGGTGATAAGAGACCCTAGTCTAATTATCCAGAGTGATAGTTGTACTCGTATATAGAATTCACCTTACTAATAAATCagtttaactaaaattaaaagcAGCTCTACTTATCCTACTAAATCATTTTACTAATACAATTTACATAACGACGTCTAGTAAATCAGTTTaacttaaaataatttattaaaatataatactaaatcGATTTAACTTAGATTAATGTTTATAAGAATATTTCTATAACGAAAGTCAAAACAAGATAATTGGATAATATTTA
This region of Arachis hypogaea cultivar Tifrunner chromosome 8, arahy.Tifrunner.gnm2.J5K5, whole genome shotgun sequence genomic DNA includes:
- the LOC112706466 gene encoding uncharacterized protein isoform X2 yields the protein MLFVGAISAAVFIWVLYVGKVIHRNLYSSYDCKEGVPLRVQCCNPLFLKYWHRLPLPPQMISSLWNTRTTTATPKYKNYQHRVAWSDSQKVLALALHSSHFFIISTFTVLNSVHHASVSKKIHSDKKKARGLPRNVGQD
- the LOC112706466 gene encoding uncharacterized protein isoform X1: MLKCFLWVPSLLPSSSGFSMLEKLSFNTVIHRNLYSSYDCKEGVPLRVQCCNPLFLKYWHRLPLPPQMISSLWNTRTTTATPKYKNYQHRVAWSDSQKVLALALHSSHFFIISTFTVLNSVHHASVSKKIHSDKKKARGLPRNVGQD